DNA sequence from the Brassica napus cultivar Da-Ae unplaced genomic scaffold, Da-Ae ScsIHWf_248;HRSCAF=418, whole genome shotgun sequence genome:
CCTTGGATAAGAACAAAGGTACATTAGCCCTAAGGTTCAAGCAAGTCAATCTGAGCTAACCAGAAGTAGCTCAATGTACATATTAGACCAATCCCGAGTCACTCATCAATGGAGATGTTGATGAAACGTGTGACAGAATATCTATCTGAACGACCGCTATCTTCACATATCTCATGTTCTTGTAGTTCTAGGTGCAAACATATTACACACACACAAATTTATAGTAATGTGCTCATATGATGGTTCAGGCACAAGCACAGGGAGGCGTGGAAGGCTATTATCCTCCTCCATATGGAGCAGCACCCACTGCCTGGGCTGGCGGCTATGATCCgcatcagcaacaacaacagtATTATCCACAACAAGGACAAGGACAGTGATGAAAATGTCAAAGTCGTCTATTTCCCGACAACAactcataaattttaaaaacaaagcaAGCCTCCCTTTTGTAATCTTTCCTGTGTTATTTTTGGGTGTATAAGCAAAATTCAGAACAAACCAATGTattaaagtttttaattatgaaaaaaagaaCGAAATCCTACAGTGTTTTTTTAAACAAGCCCATTAGTATCTGAAAAGGGCCCAATTTAAAGCCCACTGGAAATCACCTCCCCAGTCCGCACATTTAAGTTTGGCGggtaaatttctaaattttaatttcggTTTTATGAGGAAAACAATTTTCAAAGGGAATAAAAGTTTCAGAAAAGTGGCGGGTATTTGTTTCCCACTCACGTTTCATTAAAACGCcataaccaaaaacaatacaGGCGGCAAAGTAATGATTTCGATCTCCCTTTTTAATATCTCTGCGATCTACCAGACTGTTCACAAAACACAATCCCTAATCCTTCATTAGAGATctgaagcagaagaagaaagcaaTGGATGCTCAGTATCAGAACTTGCCTCCTCTCAAAAGGCTAAGATTGATGCAGCGAGATCTCGAACTTGCTCATCAACAACATCAGCTACAAAGCCAACCTGAGGTGAAGCCGTCGCAGTTACCGGCGAAGAAGAGGAAACACTCTCGTGTTGATTACGACGACGACTGCGAGAACTCCTCCCCCGCTTACCGTTGTCTCCCGGCGAAGAAGAGGATCTGGGCGATCGATCCAGATCTGCTCTCCGGTACTCCCTTTTCACCTTTCGATCTGAATGTTGAGTATACGCCTTGCGTAGACGAGGACGGaatcgagaagaagaagaatccatCTCCTTTGGTTGAATCCAATCCAcaagaggatgatgatgataaagagaaTATCGATCCTCTATCGATACCTGAAGACGAAGATGGTATCATGTGTGGTGTATGTCAAAGCACAGATGGTGATCCCTCGAATCCAATCGTCTTCTGCGACGGTTGCGACTTAATGGTCCACGCTTCTTGCTATGGTAACCCTCTGGTTAAGGCCATACCGGAAGGCGATTGGTTTTGCAGTCTATGTACCGAGTCAACgtcattgaagaagaagagagagaagccTTTTTTCTCTTGCTGCTTGTGTACGACCAAAGGTGGAGCCATGAAGCCCACTAAGGATGGTCGTTGGGCCCACATCACTTGCTCGCTGTTCGTGCCGGAGGTTTACTTTGAGGATCCTGAAGGGAGGGAAGGGATTTGTTGCAGCGAGATTCCGAGTAGGAGGTGGAAAGAGAGGTGTTATTTGTGCAAGGTTAGGCGCGGGTGTGTTATCGAGTGTTCGGAGATGAAGTGTGAGTTGGCGTTTCATGTTAGTTGTGGGTTGAAGGAGGAGCTTTGTATTGAGTACCGTGAAGGTAGGAGGAGTGGTGGTATTGTTGTTGGTTTCTGCAGTGAGCATACTAAACTTTGGGAAAGGGTAAGACTTGCATCGTATTTATCTGTTCTGTTGAGTTGTGTGTATCTATGTGTAGGGCTTAGTTTgatgattgtttttgtttgtcaGCAACAGGAAAGTGGAAAGTACAAGATTGTTGCCAGAGATTAAGATAACAAGTAGGAGAATACTGGAAGGCCAACTCTGAGAAGCCTCATTTGATGTTTTTGattgttttagaattttgtttttcttgtttcatAGTTATCTGATCAGTGACTAGCTGGTGTTCTTCATGCTTGtcaagtttgtgtttttttcttcttttttttcttctggagGCTATGTTATGTTCtgtgttgacttgttttaagcTGCACAAGGCTAAAACTTGGTCAATCTATTTATACCTCGTTGTATCTTTCTCGTTTATGTCATAATAACATTTTCTTTTGGAAGATGGATCAGGATGTTTGGTCATGTTCTGCTCTTAACTCAGCTAAACAAAATCATTGTGACTGTACATCAAAAACACTTTTAATGAAATACATCCTTATTATTAAACTGAAAATCAAAGTACAAATTCTATTGTTAAGGTGTTTAGGTATGTATATCTATCAATTTTCTTAGTGATAATTTGGTAAGCGAGTTATATCTCTTCTGGTTCTTGTCATGAGGATCATAACCAGATTCATTTCGAGTTTTCGACCAAATAGATGAGGATATTGACTATGTTCTGCTCTTAACTCGGACTCAACTTGATGGAAGTTCAGTGACTTTGGTGTCCTAGTCAAGTTTAGCAGATTGCACTAGGCCTTAGATCTTGGCAAGCAAGTGCCTCACAACTCAAAGAGGTAAGGTAATGTATCTTCGAGAACATGTTAGCCAAATTAAAACTACCAAAAGACCTCTTTATTCAAATTTTCCTACATAATGGCTACAATAAATCTTCTGAGCAACTAAACGGCAATGTCAAAATTAATTGCGTTGGTTTACCCGAAAACTGATAACCTAACCGGAATCTCGTACCGATAATGCGTTTGTGCCGCCGTCtttaaacaaagaaaaacaattttctCCGACAGAGCTGCAACACGAACTAATCTGATTGTCTTAGCTACGCAAAGTTCAATTCCAGTAAGATTAACTAATCAGAACCCTAGTATAACAGGGTTTCAATAAAGCGTAGTAGTGTTGACAAAAGCAATAGAACCCAGAAGAAACCGAtctaaattttttcaaaaagctGGAAACTTTCTCTTCCACGCAGATTTGTTTCCTAATCTTCTCATTTACGGTTCCCGAGAACTTTCAAGAACCCTAAGAAACGAAAACCCAGAAGAACATAACGGAGGAAACCCCAAAAAACGAAAACACAGAAGAACAGATGAAGAAGACGAAATcgattttgaaagttttttagaaaaaaaaaatttggaccaTTTCTCGATTTGTGCGTGTCATCCTTGCGCAGGGGCCATGCTAATCTTCTCTGTATCGTTCCAATTTTATCGGATGTCCCCGAAGGGACAATCACTCTTGTGACTCCATCGCTATATAAAcgcagctccttctcttcccctGAGCGATGTGGGACTTTTAAGTTGTTAACTGTCGTCTTATACAGTTTAAATGGGCCTATTTATCATAAGTCCTCTCTTTCTATTAATTGTACTAAGCCCATTAACGTTATCTTCCATATTCTCTTACCACCTTGTCCAAGTAGATTTTATGCTGTATAGAACGCTCAATTTCAAATACTAGAATCTGAAACTAGTAGTCACATGAGCTCAAGCCAGAGCATTGCTGCGGTTATTATGTATTGATGTCTAATGTATATGTAGATGCTGAGAAATACGAGCAAGTTTTGGACGTTAGAGACATGATGAAACAACGGAATGTGAAGAAGAAACCAGGTTACATTTCACATGTAACGTAGTAATAGTGGCCTCGAAGACTACAACTAATTTTAGGTAAGACATAAGATCCTTATGTCAAAGCATCATAACCATAAGATCAACCTTTgagttataatatatttactaataatGTTGTGAGATAGACAATCGTTTCCGGACTTGAGAGAATCCAGGAACCAACAACAACTTGAGGTCATGCTAAAAATTGTTTGGCCATTACTATGTCATATGAGAAAAAGGCACAAGAGCactgaaacttttttttattacacaATCTCTCAAATGTGTTCAAGTCAGGGCTTGATCGAAtaataatttacattatacaaTGACTAACATTGGGAGAGAGTTTCTGAGCAATCAAATAACCTGAGACACCCAACAAATCTGCTAAGTTCTTTAAGACATGCCGTACCCAACCGTGCCTACGCTCCGGTGCGCTGCAACTGCAACCGCGGCGGCTCCAGCAGGACCATACTGGGATTGTGCATGCAGCAGCTTAGCATCAATACCCACCTTATGCTGTGTTTGTTGCACATAAGGGTTTGGGTTCAGCTCAGCTGGCTTGCATTGGGTGGGAACAAACTGCGGTTTTGCTTGAGACGCAGCAGCTTCTGTACCAAGGCGCTTCTCTTGGTTCATGGCGGTGTTGGGATTAAAGAAACAGTTAGGAGATACGGTCTGTTGTGGAGCGGTTCTGTAATAAGATGTCCTTGCATCATAGGAGGACAAGTCTTTGAGGTTCCTGTTATTCTCATAAGTTAGAGATGATGACTCCACAGCACGGCCTGGTCTACCTGAAGGTATCCTTGGAGGAGGTCCTAAAGGTTTAGATGAAGTGGACGGAACTACATTTCTTGAAGGCTCAAAAGAGACACGTCGACTCTCTGGAGGTTGAGCATTGGAGGTCGTCACTACACCAGGGTGAACTGTAGACCTACAGAGATGAATGAAGATGCAGAGATTAAATCACAAGCCccatactaaataaaaaaagaccTATATGGTGAACGTACCGTGGAAGTGAAGCATGCTTTCTCTCTGGAGGTATGATTGGCCCACTTTTGCCGCTATTTTCTTCTAAGTAAGCAAACTGTTTCCTCAGATGACCAATGGCGCTGCCAATATCAGAATCAATCGATCAGCCAAGAAGATAACTAAGAGAGAGTTTAAGGTCTTAAAAGAGGAAGTAAGTAAGAACCTAGGGTATAAGAAACTTGAGCCTTCAGAACCGTTCATATAATCCTTAAGCAGCTGAGGATGGTACTCTAGTATCTCCCTGTATATCAGCTCTCTAATGTCATCCTTTGTCAACCTTCTTCTTTCAAACTCAAACTCCATCTTCGATATTGGCTGACAAAAAGGCTCTCTCTCAACCTTTGCTAGACCCTTAAAGTAAGGATCAGCCAGCGCCTCTGTAGCAGTGGGCCTATCCTTTGGATCAAAAGCCAACAGTCTTTGCAATAGCCGCAACGCTGAAGGATCTGCATTAGGAAACTTTTGAGTAAAAGGGACAAGACTCTTCTTCCTCATTTCGCCCAAGTATTTTCTAGCTTTTTCGTTTCGAACCTGCGTCAAAAGAGCCATCATTAGTACTACTTCTACATTGCATTCTCtcagcaaacaaaaaaaagaaggaaacatACTCCTGCAATGGTCTCAGACTTTGGTGTCCCGAGAAGATCGGTAATCAGCTCTAACTGATGGACAACACTTTTCCCAGGAAACAAAGGCTTCCCTAATAACACCTCGGCAAAGATGCAACCAATGCTCCAAATGTCAATAGCTGGTGTATACTGCAAATGGATACAAAACTACAATGAGCATAGCCTGACACAAAGTGGTAGTTGGCAATGGCCACAGCTCTTAACTTATAGAGTACCTTAGAACAGAATGAGCCACAAAGCTCAGGAGCCCTGTACCATCTTGTAGCAACATAATCCTGAAAcaagaaagagaaggaaaaatTCAAACACACTGGAGAGATTTTACCAAAACTGAATATATAATTAAGAGAAAGGTGCAGACCGTCCAAAAGACTGTTGTGGGCGTATCATTAAACGACACTCTCGCTAATCCAAAGTCACAAACTTTCAACTTGCAATTAGCATTAGCCAGAATATTCTTCGGTTTAAGATCACGATGATAAACATTAGCTGCAGAACACAAAAACAGAATCCAGTTTAATTAAgtttttacttaaaaaatagTCCAAGAAAGAATCAGACAATCCCCATCCCCACCTGTATGCATATACTTTAACGCACGAAGCATCTGATAAAGAAAAAACTGATGATGCTCCTTAGTCAAGTCATCATTAGCTTTGATGACTTGGTGCAGATCCGACTCCATGAGCTCGAACACGACGTAGAtgtctttaaactctctcttggAAGGCGGAAGCATGATGCTTTTGATCTCGACTATATCCGGATGCCTCAGGAGACGGAGAAGCTTCACCTCGCGGAGGATGCGGAGCGCGTCGGAGATGTGTTCGAAGACGTCGTTGATCTTCTTTATCGCGACTTTCTCTCCCGTGTGGGTGTCGATGGCCGCGCAGACAACTCCGTAGCTTCCTTTCCCGATCACTTCGAGGGTCTGGTAACGGTTCGCGTCGCCGTACTCGGTGAAAAAGTCCACCTCTTTCATGTTCTGTAAGTAAAGAAAGTTAATCAAGAATCCAAGAAAACAACTCGAATCCATCAAAAGGACAAAACTTGAGAAACCAACCTTCTTCACGTGACCTTGTTGCATCGTTCTGAGCAGACAATTAGTATAAAGGTGAGAACTTTGGACCGACCCAGATGAAAATACAGCTCAACAACCTTATCGTCTTCCTCAGATTCAAAAACCCTTTCGAAAATGGCAATTCTTGGAATCACACAAAACCCTAACGATGCTCAAGATCCAGagattggagaagaagaagagacgatAGAGAAAGGCCGAAGATGAGAgatgtttgtttggtttggttttattatAAGTAACAGATTGTGATTTTCTGTTTCCGTGTTTTCTAATTATAGCAATTTTCGTGGTACTTATTTGCGTACGAGAGGACAGGTCACGCTCACG
Encoded proteins:
- the LOC125601244 gene encoding protein Jade-1-like isoform X2, which produces MDAQYQNLPPLKRLRLMQRDLELAHQQHQLQSQPEVKPSQLPAKKRKHSRVDYDDDCENSSPAYRCLPAKKRIWAIDPDLLSGTPFSPFDLNVEYTPCVDEDGIEKKKNPSPLVESNPQEDDDDKENIDPLSIPEDEDGIMCGVCQSTDGDPSNPIVFCDGCDLMVHASCYGNPLVKAIPEGDWFCSLCTESTSLKKKREKPFFSCCLCTTKGGAMKPTKDGRWAHITCSLFVPEVYFEDPEGREGICCSEIPSRRWKERCYLCKVRRGCVIECSEMKCELAFHVSCGLKEELCIEYREGRRSGGIVVGFCSEHTKLWERESGKYKIVARD
- the LOC125601244 gene encoding protein Jade-1-like isoform X1; amino-acid sequence: MDAQYQNLPPLKRLRLMQRDLELAHQQHQLQSQPEVKPSQLPAKKRKHSRVDYDDDCENSSPAYRCLPAKKRIWAIDPDLLSGTPFSPFDLNVEYTPCVDEDGIEKKKNPSPLVESNPQEDDDDKENIDPLSIPEDEDGIMCGVCQSTDGDPSNPIVFCDGCDLMVHASCYGNPLVKAIPEGDWFCSLCTESTSLKKKREKPFFSCCLCTTKGGAMKPTKDGRWAHITCSLFVPEVYFEDPEGREGICCSEIPSRRWKERCYLCKVRRGCVIECSEMKCELAFHVSCGLKEELCIEYREGRRSGGIVVGFCSEHTKLWERQQESGKYKIVARD
- the LOC106423577 gene encoding mitogen-activated protein kinase 19; the encoded protein is MQQGHVKKNMKEVDFFTEYGDANRYQTLEVIGKGSYGVVCAAIDTHTGEKVAIKKINDVFEHISDALRILREVKLLRLLRHPDIVEIKSIMLPPSKREFKDIYVVFELMESDLHQVIKANDDLTKEHHQFFLYQMLRALKYMHTANVYHRDLKPKNILANANCKLKVCDFGLARVSFNDTPTTVFWTDYVATRWYRAPELCGSFCSKYTPAIDIWSIGCIFAEVLLGKPLFPGKSVVHQLELITDLLGTPKSETIAGVRNEKARKYLGEMRKKSLVPFTQKFPNADPSALRLLQRLLAFDPKDRPTATEALADPYFKGLAKVEREPFCQPISKMEFEFERRRLTKDDIRELIYREILEYHPQLLKDYMNGSEGSSFLYPSAIGHLRKQFAYLEENSGKSGPIIPPERKHASLPRSTVHPGVVTTSNAQPPESRRVSFEPSRNVVPSTSSKPLGPPPRIPSGRPGRAVESSSLTYENNRNLKDLSSYDARTSYYRTAPQQTVSPNCFFNPNTAMNQEKRLGTEAAASQAKPQFVPTQCKPAELNPNPYVQQTQHKVGIDAKLLHAQSQYGPAGAAAVAVAAHRSVGTVGYGMS